ATCCTTGAGAACCGCTTGCGGAAACTCTCATACGAGAGGCCCAGCGTCTCAGCCACAAGGGGCAGCGACGCCCGGTCCTCCAGACTCCCTTCCAGCACCGAGCAGGCCTTGGCCGCCCACTCCAGATCGTGGCTGGCCATCGAAGCCGATTCCTCCTTCAGGAGGACGTCGGCCAGGATCATCTGCAGTTCCAGGATCTCCACCACGGGCGGTTTGCCCCGGACCGAGGCGAACCGCTTGTGCCAATACTCGACCGGTTCGACGTGGTGAAGGGGACGTGACGGACCGATCAGGCCGCTGGCGGTCCACAGATCGAACATCGGGCTGTCGAACATGAAGTAAATCTGCTTCCAGTGGCCTTCCGACCGGTGGTCGTAGTGATGGGGATGGCCGGGGAAGAGGAGAATCAGGTCGCCGGGAACGAGCAGAGTCTCGGCGATCTGAGGGTCTCGATACCACGCCTGCCCCTCCAAAACGTACACAATCGTATGGCTGGACAGCACCCGCATGCCCGGCCCCATGACGGCGTCCTTCATCACACCGGAGGCGATAATGCGGCCTAAACCCGTATGCGTTCCCAACGGTCCCATCCGTCCGATCCGTCCTCACCAACAGTAGCCATTGCCAATTCGTACAAGGATTATCCATTCTAAGCATTCCCTCCACCCAAACCAACGGTATAGTGGACCGAGAGTTCCTTTCAGGAGATGGCAATGGACAAGATCATTCTGGGTCGCGAAGAATACCGGGACAAGGTCTACGCCTGCTGGCTGGGCAAGAACATCGGCGGCACGCTGGGCGCGCCGTGGGAATGCCACAGGTACCCTCACGCGCTGGATTTCTACGAGCCCCTGCCGAGCAAGGCGGCTCCGAACGACGACCTGGACCTGCAGCTCATCTGGCTCAAGATGCTGGAAGAACAGGGCACCGACCCGGCCCTGCCGTGGTTCGCCGAGTACTGGAACCGCTACGGCGCCTCGTACCCGTGGAACGAGTACGGGTTCTTCATGCGGAACTACAGCCGGGGCCTCAAGCCTCCGGTGGCCGGATGCTTTGAAAACTACTTCGTGGACGAGATGGGCTCGCCGATCCGCAGCGAGATCTGGGCGTGCCTGCTTCCGGGCGATCCGCAGGCGGCGGCCCGAATGGCCTGGAAGGACTCCGCCGTGGACCACGCCGGCGGCGAAGGCACCTACGGCGAGATGTTCTGGGCGGCGATCGAGTCGGCGGCATTCGTCGAGAAGGATCCGATGACCCTGCTGCGGCTGGGACTGAGCATGATCCCGATCAGCAGCCACATCGCCAGGGCCGTCCGCGAGGTGATCTGGTGCCACGAAAACGGCCAGACCTGGGGGCAGGCCCGGGAACGGATCAGCCATCGGTTCGGCCACATTCAACCGTGCAACGCCATTCCCAACCACGGTTTTACCGTCATCGGCTGGCTCTACGGCAAGGATTTCGGCGACAAGCTCTGCAAGGCGGTTAACTGCGGCTATGACACCGACTGCACCGGCGCCACGCTGGGATCGGTGCTGGGCATCCTCGGCGGCACGGCGGGAATCCCCAAGAAATGGGTCGAGCCGATCGGCACCGACATCGTCGTCCACAAGTTCACCCGTAACTTCACGCCACCCAAGAACCTGATGGAACTGACCGACCGGACGGTGGCGGTGGCGGAAAAGGCGATGGCCAAGTCGCGGGAATGCGCGTTCGGCGACAAGACAACGTTGCCCAAGGACACCCTGACGCGGCTCTTCCGCAACGACGTGGCCCGCGCGGCGCTGCAGCAGGACAGCCAGATGGCGGTCGATATCTGTGGCGACAAGGAAGTCTCATTCCACTACAATGGCTACCCGGTCCTGTGGCCGAACATTGGACGAACCGTCGAGGTGACGGTCGCGGGAGAAACGAACCCGCAGGTCGAACTGCAGGTTCCCGCCGGCTGGAGTTGCCGGCGGCTGGGACCGGCCAGGTTCGAACTGCTCTCGACCGGCCCGATCGCGGATCGGAACACCGTCAAGGTGGTCCTGAGCGGCGGAGCGGCGGTGGACTTCGTCATGCTCGGCCCGGGCGAAGCCAAAGGCTTCCCAGCCGGCGACAACGTCCGGGCCTGCCCCAAGTGCTGGGCGCGGATCGAAGCGTGCATCTGCGAGGACAACTAGGCAAACATGAACGACCTGGAACGCTTTCTGGCGTGCATGGATTACCAGTCAGGCGACCGGCGGCCGAACCACGAACTGGGCGTCTGGGGCCAGACGCGCGATCGCTGGGAGCACGAAGCGCCACAGGCTGTGCGGGGCTTCACATGGTCGTGGTTCGATGATGAGCCGGACCTGAAGCTCGACCGGCGGGAATACATCAACGTCAACTACGACTTCATCCCGCCCTTCGAACCGCAGGTCATCGAGGAAACCGAGCACTATCTGATCGCCCGGAACACCAAAGGCATCGTCACCAAGGCCCTCAAGACCGGCACCACCTACGGCACCCGCGCTTCGATGGACGAGTTCATCGGCTTTCCCGTCGAGCGGCCCGAGGACTTTCCGGAGATCAAGCGGCGGCTGGTCGCGGCACTGCCGCAGCGGTACCCCGGCGACCTGGACCGCTGCATTGAGCGATGGCGATCGCGAATCTGCCCGCTGGCCCTGGGCCGCAACTGCGACATCACCGGCTTCTACTGGCGGGCTCGCGAGTTCATGGGCACCGAGAACCTCTCCTACGCCTGGTACGACTACCCGGCCCTGATGGACGAGATGATGGAGTTCTTCGCCGACATGGTCATCGAGGTCAGCCGGCCCGTCCTCGAGAAGATCGACGTCGAGTACGTCGTGTTCAACGAGGACTTCGCCATGAAGACCGGCCCGCTGCTGAGCCCCGAGACCTACCGGCGATTCATCTTCGCCCACATGAAGCGCCTGGTCGAGTTCTTCCACTCTCACGGCGTTCGCTACGTGGCCCTCGATTCCGACGGCGATCCGACCGTTCTAGTCCCGCTGCTGATGGACGCGGGAGTCGACGTCCTCTGGCCGATGGAACGCGCCTCCAACGTCGATCCGCGGGAATGGCGCAAGCGTTTCGGCAAGAGCCTGCGTCTCTGGGGCGGCGTGGACAAGCGCGTTTTGCCCCGCGGCCGGCAGGCGATCCGCGAGCACCTGCGGGAACTCGCCGGCCTGGTTGACGAGGGCGGCTTTATCCCCACCATCGACCACACCGTTCCGCCGGACGTCTCGTGGGACAACTTCCGCTTTTACATGGACGAGAAACTGGCCCTGCTCGAAGGCCGCTGATAGGCAAGGAGCACACGATGGCAGGCGATCTATCCGTACGAGAGAAGTGGTTTGGACTTCTTAAGGGCCAGGACGTCGGCCCGATGGTCAGCCCGCTGTGCGAGGACTGGGCGCTGGATCAGCCGTACCACTGGCCGTACGACGAGCCCGATCCGTTCCCGCCCGGCTCGCCGTACCAGATCGTCAGCCAGCAGATGGCGATGGCCAAGCTCTGCGGCTGGGATCCCACGCTGCTGGCCTGGTTCGACTACCCGCCGCGGAACGCCGACGCGCTGCCGGAAGTCCGCCGCCAGTCGCTGGGCGACCGGACCCGGGTCGAGAGTTGCATCCGCACTCCGTACGGCGATCTGACCTGCACGGAGGAAATCGCCGCCAGCAGCCACACCGTCAAACCCTGGCTCCAGACCGAGGAGGACTACCGCAAAGCCGTCTGGCTGACCCAGCAGCAGCTCGACTACGACGAGGACGCCGGCATCGCCGAAGGCAAGCGGCTGCGCCAGGCGATCGGCGACCGCGGCGTGTTGGGCACGTGGTCCGGGCCGCCCAACGTCAACCTCTGCAACCACGATGAGCGATTCTTCCACATGGCCGACTGGCCAGAGGCCTACGCCGAATTGCACGAGGTAACGACCGCTCTGATCCTCAAGAAGATCGCCACGTTCCGCAAGGCGGGCTTCGACTACCTGTTCTACTGCGTCAGCGGAACCGAGTGGATCTCGCCGGACTTCTTCCGCTCGCATGAAGCCCAGAACACGCGGGCCATCTTCGACCAGTGGCGGGCGGACGGCGGGTTTGTCCTCTGGCACACCTGCGGGCACGCCAAGGCATTCGTGGAGGCTGGGATCTACAACGAGTTCAAACCGGAGATCTTTGAAACGCTCTCAGTCCCGCCGGTCGGCAATCTGCCCAGCCTCAGCTGGGCCCGGCAGCAACTCGACCCGGCGATCATCACCAAGGGAAATATCGCGCTCGATCTCCTGCAGAACGGCCCGGTCGAGCAGATCCGCGCCGCGGTGCACCAAGTCCGCGAGGATACCCGCGGCTATCGCCACGTCGTCGGCTTAAGCGACGACGTTTTCCACAACACGCCGCTGGCCCACTGCCGGGCCTTCGTCGAAGCCGCCCGCCAAATGTAGCCCAAACCGAAGTTCAAGCCTTTGTCTTCCGGGACGGCGGCCGGCGACAGAGGCACGCGCCCTTGCGGGCGTGGCAGACCGGGCACCGCTCGACGCCCCACTGGTAGCCGCTGACGCGGTCCGGACTCAGCAGCACAAATCGCGCGCCGTACGTCCGGCCGTCGAGCTTGGCCTTCACCCGAACCCAGCCGTTGGCCGGCATCCGTTCGGCGCGCACACCGAAAACGCCCGGCCCGTGCTCGACCACCTTCCATCCTTTCGGCCCGGTCAGTTGCATCGCCGCGCCCTCGACCGGCTGACCGTCCCGCCGCAGGCTGATCCGCACGATCATCTCCACCTTCGGATAGAGCACCGGCTCGCGATCGTAGTGGAAGACGATCTCCAGGTCCCTGTCGGTCTCCACCGCCGAAAGCGGATCGTAGAGGCTCAGGGCCGCCCGGGCCTTCTGGTTTCGCCACAGCAGGTCCTGCAGATTATCCGGAACGACGGTCTTGTTGCCCAGACAGACGGTATCGGATCGGCCGGCGACAACCTGCTCCATGACCGCCGCGGTCCGCTGCGTGAGCTCCGCCACCGTCTTGGGATGGTTGAACCGCCTGGTGCGTTCGTAGAGGATGATCCGGTCGCCGACCGGCTTGACCCACCGGGCGGGCAGGGCGTCCGCCCCTTCGAGAATCCCGAGCAACGCCCCCAGCGTCGCCCCGGTGCAATCGGTGTCGTAGCCGCAGTTGACGGCCTTGAGAAGCCGATCCTCGAAGTCCTTGCCGTAGAGCCAGCCGAGCACGGTAAAGGCGTGGTTCGGGGCGGCCAGCGCCGCCGCGCCCATGCCTCGCCAACCCGTCGCCGGGTTCGAAAACAGATTGGCGATGTGATGCTGCGTCTGGGCCCAGTTCATCCCCCGGTCGCGGCACCAGAGCACCTCGCGGATCGCCTGGGCGACGTAGCTGGTCAGCGGAATCATCGACAGGCCGATGCGAATCAGCGTCAGCGGATCGGACAGCACGAACGCGGCGCTCTGAACCGCCGCCCAGAACATCTCACCGTAGACCCCTTCGCCGCCCGCGTGGTCCAGCAGCGCGTCGCGACAGGCCAGCACCGCCGCCAACTGCGGATCGCCCGGTGCGATGCACGCCCAAATCTCGCTGCGAATCGGCGCGCCCATGTTGTCCGCGAAGCCGTTCTCGAAACACCCGGAAATCGGCGGCCGCAGCCCGCGCTCCAGATTCATCAGGCACACGCCGTACTCCGAATCCGGATACGCCCGCAAATAATCCAGCCAGTACCGGACGAAATCCGTCAGGCTCGGTTCGAGCGTGCCGGTGTCCTCGAGCATCTTGAGCCACACCAACTGAAGGTCCAGGTCGTCGTTCGGCTGCGGCTCCCGCGGCACCGGATCGTAAAACGTCAGTCCGTTGACGTACTTGTGCCCCTCGAAGGGGCCGCCCAGCGTCCCTCCGATGTTCTTCCCCAGCCAGCACCCGCGAACCTTGTCGCGATACTCCCGCCTGCTCAGTTGGATCGGTCGTTCTTGGACAGCCATGTTTCTGTCTCCGTTTCTGGGCTATTTGCTTTCCACGTGAAATAGGGAAAAACCAAACAATCCTCAGTCACTGCCCAGCGTCATCCGCCAGGCCGCAAGGCCGCCGAAAACGCCCTGCCCGTTCTGAACCAGCAGGCCCAGCCGCCTGGGAAAACAGCCCGGCGCATCGGGGCTGTGAGTGGTATTGAACGTCTGAACCAACAGGTCGTCGAGGTAGAGCTCGAACATGTTTCTTCGCAACAAGAGCCGAAAACGGTGCGGCACGTGCGGGACGATTC
The sequence above is drawn from the Phycisphaerae bacterium genome and encodes:
- a CDS encoding ADP-ribosylglycohydrolase family protein — encoded protein: MDKIILGREEYRDKVYACWLGKNIGGTLGAPWECHRYPHALDFYEPLPSKAAPNDDLDLQLIWLKMLEEQGTDPALPWFAEYWNRYGASYPWNEYGFFMRNYSRGLKPPVAGCFENYFVDEMGSPIRSEIWACLLPGDPQAAARMAWKDSAVDHAGGEGTYGEMFWAAIESAAFVEKDPMTLLRLGLSMIPISSHIARAVREVIWCHENGQTWGQARERISHRFGHIQPCNAIPNHGFTVIGWLYGKDFGDKLCKAVNCGYDTDCTGATLGSVLGILGGTAGIPKKWVEPIGTDIVVHKFTRNFTPPKNLMELTDRTVAVAEKAMAKSRECAFGDKTTLPKDTLTRLFRNDVARAALQQDSQMAVDICGDKEVSFHYNGYPVLWPNIGRTVEVTVAGETNPQVELQVPAGWSCRRLGPARFELLSTGPIADRNTVKVVLSGGAAVDFVMLGPGEAKGFPAGDNVRACPKCWARIEACICEDN
- a CDS encoding ADP-ribosylglycohydrolase family protein — encoded protein: MAVQERPIQLSRREYRDKVRGCWLGKNIGGTLGGPFEGHKYVNGLTFYDPVPREPQPNDDLDLQLVWLKMLEDTGTLEPSLTDFVRYWLDYLRAYPDSEYGVCLMNLERGLRPPISGCFENGFADNMGAPIRSEIWACIAPGDPQLAAVLACRDALLDHAGGEGVYGEMFWAAVQSAAFVLSDPLTLIRIGLSMIPLTSYVAQAIREVLWCRDRGMNWAQTQHHIANLFSNPATGWRGMGAAALAAPNHAFTVLGWLYGKDFEDRLLKAVNCGYDTDCTGATLGALLGILEGADALPARWVKPVGDRIILYERTRRFNHPKTVAELTQRTAAVMEQVVAGRSDTVCLGNKTVVPDNLQDLLWRNQKARAALSLYDPLSAVETDRDLEIVFHYDREPVLYPKVEMIVRISLRRDGQPVEGAAMQLTGPKGWKVVEHGPGVFGVRAERMPANGWVRVKAKLDGRTYGARFVLLSPDRVSGYQWGVERCPVCHARKGACLCRRPPSRKTKA